The nucleotide sequence GTGCGCTCACGCTGGCCGTCTACTCGTGGGTGCTGAGCGAGGGGCACGGCATCGAGCGGGCCCGGACGGCGGCCTTTGCGACGCTCGCCCTGTCCCAGCTGGTGCACGCGTTCAACATCCGGTCGAGCCGCCAGTCGCTCGTGCAGGTCGGGCCGCTGTCCAACCGGTGGCTGCTCGGCGCGTTCGCTATCTCGGCCGCCCTCGAGTTGGTGGTGCTCCTGTGGCCGCCCCTGGCCGGCGTGTTCGGGGTCACGCCCCTCAACGGCCCCGAGTGGGAAGGCATCCTGCTTGCGACCTTCGCCCCGATCCCGATAGTAGAGGCAGTGAAGGCGGTGGAACGGGCGGTCGCCCGCCGCCGGTTCGCGCACGAATGAGGAGGGCTTGCATTGGCAGCGATGGACGTGGTCGTGCGTCACGCAGGAGGCATGGCCTTCGTGGGCTACGGGCCGTCGGGTCACTTCACCGTCATGGACGGCCACGAGCCGGGAAGCGACGAGCCCCAGCGGGCTCCCGGCCCCATGGAGATGCTGCTCATCGCGCTCGGGGGATGCACCGGGATGGACGTGGTGAGCATCCTGCACAAAAAGCGCGTGCCCTTCACGGGGGTGGAGCTGCGGATCCATGGCGAGCGGGCGCCCGAGCACCCGCGCCGGTACACGTCGATCGAGATCGAGTACGTGGTGCGGGGGAGCGCCTTGCCCCGTAAGCCGGTGGAAGACGCGGCCCGGCTCTCCTTCGAGAAGTACTGCTCGGTGGCGGCCACGCTCAAGGCCGGCACCCGGCTCACCTACCGCGTGACCCTGGAAGAGCCCGCCGTCCATGGGGCTGCGCCCGGCGGCGCAACGACCGGGGTGGAGCGGGCGGCCCCCGCGGCCTCCCTCCCGCCGGCGGAGGGGGGCGCCGGGCCGCAAGGCTGAGCGTGCGCAAAGACTACGAAACGGCAGGGCCGGGGGCACCTGCGAGGCCGCAGGCCGCCCCGGCCCCCCTCACGTTCACCCTGCCGGCAGGGCCACCCGGCGGAACAGCTCCGTGCGGGTGCGCAGCGCCCAGACGACCACCACGGTGACCACGGCCTCGGGGACGAGGTAGGTCACGTTGTAGACGAGGGAGTAGAGGGCCACCGGCTGCCCGGCCGGCGCATAGCTGGCGAAGAAGACGATCCCCGACAGCCAGTGCGCGGCGAGCCTCCCCAGCGAACCGGCCGCCACGCCCCACTCGGGCGAGCGAAACGCGCCCGCTATCCCCAGCACGCCGAACGCCACCGGATAGTCGAGCAGCGCTTGCGCCCAGTGCACGACGTAGCCGCCGAACGCCATCTGCAGGAGCCCTGAGGCTGCACCGGCGACGATCCCGGGCCAGACGCCCCAGCGCGCCGCGAGGACGAAAAGCGGCACCATCTCGAGGGAGACGGAGCCTCCCTGCGGCATCTGGAAGAGCTTGAGAGCGCTCAGCGCCACAGAGAGGGCCACCGCGATGCCGCCTTCGGCCACCAGATGGGTGGGAGTCCGGCGGGTCCAGTAGGACGACACCCTGGCTCGTTGCTGCATGATGCGAAGTGCACCTCCTTCCCGGCCGGCCCGGCGGCCGACCTCTGCCGAAGCAGGCAGGGAGCGGAGGGTGCACCTCACGCGCCTGAAGACACGACGGCCATCGCTCGCGCACAGGCAGGCGATGGCCGACCAGAGGACGTAACCCCAGCGGCGGCCCCTTCCCTCCGCAGGCATTACCCTGATCAGGTCCGAGGGGTCCCGGGACCCCCTGCCGCCGGCCTGCCGGCGTCGCGGAGGCACCCCGGGTCTCAGCGCACCTGGCTCCCCCAGTGGCTCGCCGGAAACCCTGGATGGTCGGAACGGATCCCAAACCCGATGGGGTGATTCGGTGCCGGCATCCGATTCCCTTCCGCTTTCGCGCGTCGAGACCTGGGCGCAGCAGGGGGCGCCCGCGGCCACGGCGAAATCGGCCCCAACGCCGAGGGAGGAGGCCGCCCCTGTTGGCCCGATACGTGTTGATGCGCCTGGGCCTTGCCGTTCCCATCATCCTGATCCTGGTCAGTATCATGTTCCTGATCCTGCGGGTGATGCCGGGCGACCCGGTGCTGGCCATGCTGGGAGGCCGCAACGTCAGCCCGCAGGTGATCGCGGAGTACCGCCAGCGGCTCGGGCTCGACCGCCCGTTGCTCCTTCAGTACGTCGATTACCTCGGGCAGGTGGCCCGGGGAGACTTCGGGACCTCCATCCGCACCGGCAGACCCGTCATCCGGGAGTTGC is from Limnochorda sp. L945t and encodes:
- the thiT gene encoding energy-coupled thiamine transporter ThiT produces the protein MQQRARVSSYWTRRTPTHLVAEGGIAVALSVALSALKLFQMPQGGSVSLEMVPLFVLAARWGVWPGIVAGAASGLLQMAFGGYVVHWAQALLDYPVAFGVLGIAGAFRSPEWGVAAGSLGRLAAHWLSGIVFFASYAPAGQPVALYSLVYNVTYLVPEAVVTVVVVWALRTRTELFRRVALPAG
- a CDS encoding OsmC family protein; its protein translation is MDVVVRHAGGMAFVGYGPSGHFTVMDGHEPGSDEPQRAPGPMEMLLIALGGCTGMDVVSILHKKRVPFTGVELRIHGERAPEHPRRYTSIEIEYVVRGSALPRKPVEDAARLSFEKYCSVAATLKAGTRLTYRVTLEEPAVHGAAPGGATTGVERAAPAASLPPAEGGAGPQG